The region CGGGCAAACACCGGAGAAATGGCCTCGATGATCTTGGCACTCGTGgtagatttcaaaatggctaCTTCTACGAATCTGCTGAAATAGTCTACAAGTACCAAAATGCTCTCTCCATTAGGCAGGGGTCCAAGAAGATCCGCGCTGCAGTCCTGCCAGGGAGCACTTGGTGGCAGAACACGGGACATTGGTTCTGGTGGGTCATAACGAGAAGTCACCTGACAGCCATGACAGACCTTGCATAACTGCTCAACGTCTTTATCCATGCCAGGCCACCAGACTTTACTGCGAAGTCGATATTTGGTTTTCACAATGCCCTGATGCCCCTCGTGCGCCAGCCTCACAACCTTGTCCCGTAAGGTCTTCGGAACTACAATTCTAGATCCACGAAGCAAAATTTCGCCATAAATACACAATTCGTCCTTGATATGAGCATATGAAGGAAATGTACATTGCTCCCAGTTTCCAGTTCTCACGCAACCCTTTACTTGGCTCAGTTCTGCATCATTATAGGAAGCCTCTTCAATCTCTCTTGCCGATAAGGCTACGGGTAGGCAATTCTCGACGATTGCTCGCACAGAGTCGTATTTCTGACCAGCGTCTGGTTGTTTCACAGAGTTTAGTCTCGACAAGGCATCTGCGACGTTTGTCTTTCCCGGCCGATAGACCACCTTAAAATCATAGCCCTGTAAACGTAACACCCATCTCTCAATTCGCGCACAAGGTTTTGATGTACGCGAGTAGATGCGCTCCAGCGGCTTGTGATCTGTCTCCAACTCGAAACTCTGACCTGACACATACATGCTGAACCTTTCGCACGCCCAGACTAAGGCTAGAGCCTCTTTCTCTGTCTGACTATAGCGCCTCTCCACGTCAGTCAGGCTCCTTGACGCATAAGAAATTACTCTCCACACACCTCCCTGTTGTTGGGTAAGGACTGCTCCTAGGCCAACTGGCGAAGCATCAGCGACAATCCTGGTTCTGCAGCCAACTTGATAGTAAGCCAGTGTTTCTGCCTGGGTGATCAAACGCTTCAGTTCTTGAAACGCTTTCTGCTGTTCTGCACCCCATACAAACGGAACTCCTTTTCTGGTCAAATCTTGAATAGGTCTTGCTATGGATGCTAAGTCGGGCATGAACTTTGCGGAATACTGAACCAGTCCCATAAACGATCGAACTTCGCTCGCGTCTTTAGGAGATCTTGCATCTCTGATAGCGGCTATTTTCTCTTCACTCGGACTAACGCCATCGCTTGACAGCTCATGACCGAAAAACTTGAGCTTTGTCAGCCTAAACTCACACTTGTCTCCATTCACAGTCAGTCCAGCTTCACTTAATCTATCAAGCACCGCGAATAAACGCCTATCATGCTCTTCTACGCCCTTACTATGAACAATAAGATCGTCCGCAATGTTTGCAACACCTTCGCAACCCCTCAACACATCACGGATAACCTGCTGGTATTTCTCGGGAGCCGACGTAACACCAAACATCAACCGCTTGTAGCGATAGAGCCCTCGGTGTGTGACAAAAGTGGTTAAGTGTCGACTTTCCTGGCTGAGCAAAATCTGATGGAAACCCCACTTGAGGTCAATCTTACTGAAAAAAGTACTGCCATTTAGGTCTTGTAAAAGCTCCTCCACTGTTGGAATCGGGTGGCGTTCTCGAATGATTGCTTCATTGGCACGACGCATATCCACGCAGACTCTGACGTCTCCATCACTCTTAGGTACAACAACGAGAGGAGATATCCATCCTGATGGTCCCTCTGGTACCCCTTCAATAATGTCGAGCTCCAGCAGTTCGTCAAGTTTCTTTTCCACCTTTTCCCGCAACCCAAACGGAATCCTTCGCACATGCTGAGCTACTGGCTTCACTGAATCGTCGATGTGCAGTTTCAACTCGTACCCTTTTAACAGCCCAACGCCGTTGAACAAAGCACTGTATCTCCCGCGAATATCACCGTCTAGCCCTCCGCTGACACTATTTGCTTCAACAGGACCGACACGCAAAATGTCAAGGTCCATCGCCGTTCCACGACCAAGAAGCGTGCGACCGTCGCCCTTAACAACCACGAAATCGGCCCGGCACCCAGTTTCATCACCAGCTAGCATAACATCTGCTGTAAAGGTCCCAAGGGTGGGTAAAGGTTCTTTACCACCGTAAGCGTACAGGGTTGTAGCTGATTTACGGGACTCGCACATGATTCCTTTTTGTTTAAGAAAATTCCAGGTCGGTTCACTCAACACATTGCAAGTAGCGCCAGAATCAATAAGGACCTCTCCCAAATGCACTCCACCAACGACCAAGGTTACTGAACCACTCTTTTCAATCGCTTGGTCACCAGGCCGTTCTACCGAGAACGCATACTCTGGACTTTGTTGGACAGGACTGCTGGGTTGTTGACGAACACTTTCACAAACCACCCGATTTGCTTCTCTTGGCTTAACAGGTTTACTTGAAAATCGACTCCTCGCCCCTGCTTTGTCTCCCCTAGCCACGCCCTTGCCTCGACTAGGACCATTTCGACCGCTACTGGTGGCTCCTCTCAATTCTCCACTGCCTCGCTGCATAACCTGAGGACACCTAACTCTGAAATGCCCAATACCGCCACATCTTCGACATGCTTGACCACGTGCAGGACACCTCTTGTCTCCGCTAAAATGACCATCTAGACCACAGGCATAACATACTCTGCTTCTAGCTGAACGCTTATTCCCACCAACCACATTAACCTGGTCGGCGCCCGCGTTTGATACCATCACTTTCATCTGACGATCGACAGCTTCTTGCGATCCTCAACAAATCTTCAAGTGTCAATGTTCCCTCCTTTTCTAGGAATTTGCGACGCATATGACTTGAACAGCATTTATCAATAACTTGATCGCGAATATAGTCGTCCTCTTGTTCTCCGAAGTCACAGCTAACCGAACGCTGACGAAGCCGACAGACAAACTGATCCACGGTTTCACTATTCTCTTGTGCGATCTGCCGAAACAAATGCCTCTCGAACGGGACGTTCGCTTTCGGGATAAAGTAATCATCCAGTACTTTTAAGGTGTCTTGGAAAGTAGCGATTGTATCTTCGCCCACTAGCGTGAAATAAACTTCCTGCACTTCCATACCAGCTACGTGTAACAGAAGAGAACGCTTTTGCAAATCATTGGTCACTCCTTTTCCAGAAACGTACAAATTGAATGCTCTTTTCCATCGCTTCCATCGCTGGCTTAAACCATGTGGATCGCCCTTCGGGTTAAAGGCTTCTAAAGAACCAACATCTAAAGTAACGGGAGCGCTTACATCGCTTGTTTCACCGCTTGAAGAGTCAGTTCCGCTCGTTTCTCTACCGCCCACGGGCATCTCAAATAAGCTGTCGTCGAAGCCGAAAGAAAACTCCGATGAACTCGAAAGAAACTCTGCAAACTAGAAAGATCCTCGTCGCCAAATGTAGAACCCCGATATCAAATCCGCCAGCAaacttttaaaagcatttATTACATCTCACACACGGTTACATTACACACCCCACTTGAATAAATTGCCCTAGCTTTTATACCTTAACAACAATACAACACTCCCGTAGGACCACGCCACACCTAGTAATCATCGACAACAATAACGACATTCCAACGATAGCTAACGCTACGACACTACAGTCTTAATTATGAATGCCAgttaaaaaatatcttttttctttttctttttatttattcaggGTATCGCACAAGTAATGAAGACGAAATACCATATGGAAGGCAGTGTCAATGGCCATGAATTCACGATCGAAGGTGTAGGAACTGGAAACCCTTACGAGTAAGTGTCtctaggaaaacaaaacatcattaattatttcattacCATGCATTACAATCACGAGAACATGAGGGGACAGAGAAAGAGGCTTCTGCTGAAAGATTCCTTTAAAGATTTTCAGTCATAAGCCATCATGAGCTTGTTTTTGTTCCAGGTTGAAAATTACCTCTAGTCCATGAGATTGACTTCTAGAATCAGGCGAGAAGCTCAGTCACAGCTAAATTTATGTACGATACTTATCACTGCgccaaaagtaaaaaattcaGTTCAGAATTCGTCAGAATACGTATCGATTCGCGTCGAGTATGCTGAAGTAATCAAAAAGTTTTCGGACCCGCTTGACTCGATGTATTcctgaaatattttattagAATCCGGCCTGTTTTTCTGTATTCGATTAGAATACCCAAGCATTTTTCGAAGTATTCGAAACTCATACCCACGAATATCCCGTAAGACCTTTATTCTTTATCTAACTTAGTTATCTAACTTACGGCTTTCACAACGGTGCAAAATACACGTATAAAACAATGCCTAATCAGCAATATACGACTTAAAACAAGAGAAACTAAAACTAGACAAATGTATGGATAACATAGATATAAGGTGATATACGCTAATTACCATCTTATACAGTTacaataaagagaaaaacgaTACCCATAACACATCAATTCTTTGAGATGAGAAACATTACTAGCAAACTTAAGGAATTATATAAGGAGTTTATgctttaaattatttaatctagctaaatgaaaaaatagtgGAAGAAGGAGATACACAAGCCTTAAGATCTGTGTCGAGACAATTGATGAGGGTGAAAGGTGCGCTTTCCAGATTTAGACGCGGGTAGGGAACTTGAAGATGAAAAGCGCAAGCTCTGGTACGCAAACCACTTGAACGAACGGAAGACAGGAAATTGGATTTACGATTAAGACAAAAAGGAATATCAGAATTATTAAGGATAGTGAATAGAACTTAGAAGTACAAGTTTTCTTAGTTTTATAAGGTCAAAAATAGGAAGCCATTTCAGTTTGGAATGAATCGAATATGTTTGCGATTAATACATAACAGAACATTGTACAATacaactagaaatagtgttcactagagctgcccccgcttttgataacctgtttatggaatgtgtatttaatataaatactgtgcataagaccgttgaaaaattaacgtttcaagcattttattgaagttcacattcatgtaaatagtttaGAATATTTATccgtaaatttgttaaagaaaaaataataacgtccactgaatcttttaagagacgcgcactaattttatcaaggccaaccgtcttattagttttcaaaagtctaatggatcttgaaacaaaatcttccCTAATCGGTTGAActgaaaactgatgaataacagcggTTAACCTAGAAATAGACTAGgactggaaataggcattaacaaggatccgatatctattatctggaacatcaaacaaataataacacaaatgtaacggttcctctacgtgacgagttcaatcgaaataaagaaactgaaacaagtagaAACGAGCCaataacgaagaccaacggacgaagcatgaaatatcgcaatactgataatggaattatttcgacacttgcaaagctttctttcttgtcgatgtcggttatgcgtcaaatttgaaaggctgggtggacgtgagtatctacggtggcccacaactgtcacatcaaaaccaaatgctcacatcaaattcaaatcgctcacatcaaattcaaatcgctcacagcaattcaaatcgctcacagcaaattcaaatcactcacagcaaattacaaatcactcacagcaaattaaagtcgctcacagcaaattcaaattgctcacagcaaattacaaattattaactCCGCTAGGCGTCTTCGGCTATCTACAGCCAGCGGTACAACTCGtctaaaaatatttgtcataCATGAAGCCGCTACTCTCTAAAGTTCGCATGTGTAAACCTACGCGTCTCCTGCGGTTCGCTGATGGATTGTGTTATGCCTTTATCGCTTTGCTTTGACCAGAATGTCTTTCAGGGATTTTCCAGTTTGTAATATGATATGAGCAGAGGTTCTGTAAAGATCTCTAGCTTAGTTGTGGTTGATTCTGTATGAGGTGCCATTTCCTCATTAGTAATGTCTAAATTGGGCAAAGCCGGGTGGTATTGCGTTACAAACGGCAATATTCTTCTACGTGCatctctgttcttttgtttaagtGATGCTTTACTGTCACTGAATTTTACTCCAGAGAGGTGTTTCGATCCGGCAAATAACGGTCAAATGGGATATATAAACTCAACCTCCAGAAAATAATCTTACTGCTATGAGAATTCCCAGTGGCAACTGACTCGATTCCAGGTAGAATCGAAACCACAGTCTTGCCTCAGAATTTACATTTTAATCATGCCAGAAATCCTCACTGCTGACAGTTTATGGAAACAGGCGATATTAGCAACGAAGAGGCGGAAGCTCTCCTATCTGAAGCAAAGATTGTAActagaaaacaaagcaaagcagACTCGGTAGCTAGAAAGAGCAATGTAAACTCTGACGAGAATGTAAACCAACTAGCCGAAGTGCTAGATACACGAGGTCGACAAATTGCTTGTAAAACGAGCAAACTATCAAGTTTacggctgaaatttcagaagaACTTACATTCTTGGACACGAAAGTGTACAAAGGTGCAAGATTCCACAAAGAATCTATCCTTGACGTGCAAACATACTACAAACCTACTGAGAATTTTCAATACACGAATTAGTGTAGGATCGAAACACCTCTGTGGAGAAAAAATTCATAACACAATCCATCAGCGAACCACAGGAGACGCGTGGGTTTACACATGCGAACTTTAGAGAGTAGCGGCTTCATGtatgacaaatattttttgacgAGTTGTACCGCTGGCTGTAGATAGCCGAAGACGCCTAGCGGagttaataatttgtaatttgctgtgagcaatttgaatttgctgtgagcgactttaatttgctgtgaacgatttgaatttgctgtgggcgatttgaatttgctgtgagcgatttgtaatttgctgtgagtgatttgtaatttgctgtgagcatTTGGATTTGATGTGAGCATTTGGTTCTGATGTGAcagttgtgggccaccgtaaagtatcaaataacgcatgcgaatgttgacattgaactaaatggtgtttaatacacgggaaattAAAGCTTAGATTGACCTGACAGGattgataaaaaagaaaaaaagaaaaaaaaaagaaattgtgatgtaagtaacacattaaacgcggttgcggcttcatagtttcagttttcagttttcagttcAGGAcccgtttttttttccgttaaatttgacacgcttgaccttgagatatttgtgatcggttggatcgagtctgtcgaccccgttgatgatttatgtctgacaaaccaaatttattcagtactgttgaatgcttttgaattcaaagaaatcactcaAGCGCAAAATGCTACTTGAAGATGACGAAACATGGCCTCGTGGTTGAAAGTACCAACACCACCTtgcgcgcttgctaaaatattacccgagacgacagtGCGCGCCCAGTTTCGTCAAATCGAGAATTCTTCGCCCACTACAGAgacatttcttactttttccACAAATCTTCTTTATCCTTGTATGTATACACAAGGGGAAttctagggtgcctcctcgggttttggcaaaatccctgcgggggcaattacTTGGGCATTTGTAAAGAACTCGGGATACTTTACTCGAATACTTGCGAATTTAACAGGAATACGACGAGTTTCCACTCGAATACTTGCAATTTCTTGACGAATACGGGGTGTTAGAACTTGAATACGCGCTAATTCATAACGAATACGACGAGTTTTACACTCGAATTCTCGCGAACTTATCACGAATACGGAGAATTTGCACTCCGACTCGTATACTTGCGAATTTATCATGCATACGCGAAGTTTGCTCTCGAATACTTGCGAGTTCGCGACGACTACGTCGAGTAAATACTCGAAAACGCGCGAAGCCATGGCAACACGGTGAGTTTACACTCGAATACTAGCGGACTTATTTTGAGTACTCACATACTCGCGAATTCATCATGCTCACGCGAAATTTGCACTCGCACACTTGCGAATTCATCATGCACACGCGGTTTGCACTCGAATACAAGTGAATTTATTAGGACTGCGGGAAGTTTGCGAATTCATTTTGCGCTCGAACATTTAAGTTCGTGACAATTATAGAAgcttaaaaaacatttatttgtgAGTATGTTAAATATATAAGAATTTTAAATATGTGTAAAGTGCTAAATTATACTTAGTAATACTTGTTCGCATGACAACACAACAGTAACTGCTTGGCTAAACAAGCATTATTGAACTCAATGGCAATTATACACtgctgaaaaataataaagagcACTTCTGGTTTCAAAAAAGTTGTAAACTTGGCAAATACAGTAAATTACAAGTAGCTGACTGTATTATATGTCAGCACAACAGGCTTGGTGATGTacatgtattttgaaaatagtaagCACATTGACCAccaatttaaaattaccaTTGTAAAGTGCACAAAAACTATGCCTCAGTCAGTTATCTTTACACTACTATGTAACACAACAGTATACAATTAACCCATGTAGTATTAGGCAAGAACAAATAACAATGTTAGTAAATCAGAGAGTAACATTTCTGGCTTAATTTCTATTGATTTAACTAGTTTTTGTTCATaagaaacttgatttttaCCAGAGATGGATTTGCAGACCAGAATTGGAAAGAATTTGTACACTTTTTGATGGTTGCTTTTTCTCTGGAGAGGCAATTCCAGAAGGCAGTTTTCTGTGTTTAGCACCAACCGCTGAAGCAGAGTCAGCTAAAGTTTTGCCTGTGGAGGCAGCTGGCAAAATTGTGCAAAATGCATGTTGCATGCTTCTTTTTCCTGTTGCAAACAGTGACATTCTGACTGATGATGTTGATCTCTCTTCAGCAGACTAAACATAACACAGTTAtgatattaatgattttaattCTTTGAGTTTCATTATGATTGTTTCGCTTAACACATAGAAAACAGTCGACTCCCACCTCCAAATAGCGAAAGCTAGTCAACTCGGGCAGACTTGCATGGTTACTGCGGTCAGCATAGTTAAAATATACTTACAATGGATAATTATCGATAATTACATCACTTTTGAcctaaataaattaaaaacaaggAGTGACATAGATAACTCtaatataattataaacataataataaccCATAAATAACAAGAAAGCAGCATTTTTGAAGAACAAGCACCCGCTGGTTTACTCGTTGCCTCATGCATAAGAAAAAGTAATAAGACGTGTTGAAGAATATTACGAAATAAATTGCTTCTTTAACCTGAGCTATTTCAGCCTTTTAcattaatttaataaaattatgtacCATAAGCTAGTCCAGAACATTGAATCAGATGTGAAAGTAATCAAACAGCCCATTGACGGAAAActcaaatattgtttttaatagctGTCAGTATATCTTTGAAAGCTTTCCTCTGGAGAAAAAGCTATCCAGCAGATGCAGCAGCAGGTCATCTAAATGACTTCAGCTTTAAACTGGGCAGGGATTTAACCAGGTTTTTGGATAACCCACTCAACTTTTTCATCATTGACTGGTTACTCTCCAGTGAAGTCTTTTCATTAGATCATTTTCATGATTATCATAAAAAATGCACACTGGACATGGAGTTCTGGAAAAATTTCCAACTTTATTGCAATATAATTTGTACTTTTGTTAGAAATTTGATAAGTGCATTTAAGGTAATATAACAAAAAATGTATACAACAACCAGatcatttattgttttcccataataatagtaatagtaataataataataataataaacttaaACACAACAAGGATTTAAGCTTTGCAGTTTGTGGGGTTGTATACAAAAAGATAGCTATAAACTTAAGCTACCAATTAtaacttgaaaaacaatttgcaaGGTATGATTCtatccaataattattaatgtaccaatacaataatcaataatattattgtggttaaaaaaagaaagttatcTTCTACCAAACACTACAAATTGGCAAAGTCGGTGTCCTTGATCATGCAGAAGGTTTTTGATCAGTCTATAGAGAAACTCTTCATACTAATTACCTGAGGACTGACAATCAGCAAAATTCAACCTCTGTATTAAGGAAATGGAATATTTATTGACGTTCTACTTGAAAGCTAAAATGTCAAGCATAAGgctatttcttaaattttacGCTGGTTATCAGTTGTAGAACTAATAAGCAAGCGCGAGGGCTGTACTGaggaatattggcccgaggtcgtgacagtacggaccgagcgcagcgaggtccgtacaaaaacgaccgagggccaatattccacggtacggcccgagcaagctcggttagtaagtagtttattacaTGGCAATCTgttcctgatagtaaaatgcacttctggtggcttgcacttagaaaatgttcgtcttcttcatccatctttgaaatttcggaaaaatttcaatctttttagcttctgctggtagtttcaatgtgaaaaatgacagttttcacattttttttttttgctgtcttggttgcaaatgttgaatttgccagctttgctccaaaacaaaaatacacggattggaccgtttccatggaaacggtccgaactgcaaaatcctgaccgagaaagaaccagtcagagcacagggatttgcctaggactgagtttgccatataatacgATTAAGATAATAAGTGACAAATCATACTTCTGATCAGGATGTCCCTTTCTTTGCCAAACAACAAATGCTATAGTGAGGATGAAACTTAAAGtagaaaaatgaatgaaacataGGGAAATCTCACGGTTAGATACGTATATTCACCCAAAAAttctggaaaacaaaaattatgccTGAACCACATCGTCAATCGATCGAGTCTTACAACTTCAGAGGCTATATGTGacattagtaaatttttagctcaggataatgattttccagctttctgattggttccctaagcccatcatatgagccattatcgttaagtttgaccaaataaggaaaaactgatggcgaatttcttgtgctgaaattttggagatcggaaaaaattttttcgcggcgtcttcggtaaagaaaatgtcacgatttgaggttTTACTCGAAAAAATCAATAgcattgcttgaaaatttactaaaacagttattctcggacttgccggatatgagctgataataaccaactcggcctacggcctcgttggttatatatatcagctcatatccggcgcgtcctcgaagaataactgttaagtaTTAGAACGAACCATAGAAACCCTTAATAACTTAGGTCACGCCATAACATAGACAAGAAAGGGAAAGCAACATTACAAGCTTACCTGTTGGGCCAATAAAGAGACGAAGTTCACAAACCTTGCTCACACTCAATCGATCAGAGCAGAGCGAGTGTGGAGTTCTTGGCACGGGCGATTCAAGATTGATGCCTGATCGACAAACCAtcatctgattggtcaattccATATCCGGGaagttcaaattcaaaacaagcaTGGCGacaaaattcatttatttactatTCAAAGGCACCAAGGAAGAAAATACAAGGTTAATAAAGTTGTATTTTGTAAGATAATTTTATCCCAGTAAAACCAAACGGTGTACACTTGTTGTTCTAATTTGTCATAATGATCATCTCTGCATACGTTCAGTTTTGTTTAAGCAAGTATTCGAGAGCAAACTTCCCGTACTCGTGACAAATTCGCGAGTATTCCAGTGCGAAAACCGCCAGGGTTCGAGTGCAAAGTCCCCGTATTCGTGATAAATTCGCGAGTATTCAATAGCAAACTTCCCGTATTTGTGACAGATTCGGGAGTATTCCAGTGCGAACTCCGCCCCGTGTTCGCCATCATTAACTCGCAACTATTCGTGATGGATTCGCGAGTCACAATGCGAACACTAAAGTATTCGAGTGCAAACTCCCCGTATTCGTGATGAATTCGCAAGTATTTCAGTGCGGACTCGCAGTATTCGAGTGCAGCTTCATCAGAGATTTCAACCTCTGGAGAACCGGTATCGAACtacccacccacccaccccTCAAGAAAAAGGCGATGAGACTTCCTCTCCTTCAAATCGACCTCCATGTCCCCAAATCAACTTAGAGCTTCCAATGTTCACCTTAACCTTACAGcaggaaaaaaggaagaagatttGCGAAGTCCTCCGAGGACTTCCTAAGTTGACACAAGGTTGAACCGAAGTCTTCCAAAGATTCTCTGATGTTGGCCCAGATAATTAGGAAGGTTTCTAAAGTTCACC is a window of Acropora palmata chromosome 4, jaAcrPala1.3, whole genome shotgun sequence DNA encoding:
- the LOC141878585 gene encoding uncharacterized protein LOC141878585 encodes the protein MPVGGRETSGTDSSSGETSDVSAPVTLDVGSLEAFNPKGDPHGLSQRWKRWKRAFNLYVSGKGVTNDLQKRSLLLHVAGMEVQEVYFTLVGEDTIATFQDTLKVLDDYFIPKANVPFERHLFRQIAQENSETVDQFVCRLRQRSVSCDFGEQEDDYIRDQVIDKCCSSHMRRKFLEKEGTLTLEDLLRIARSCRSSDESDGIKRGRRPG